The DNA region CTAACTTAGCCTTTTAACACCAACAGACGAACTTTATCTTTGTTAGTGTTATCCTGAATTTTCCGCACAACATCTCCTAACTAACGGCATATTCTGTAAATTGCCTCATGAAAGGAGACTGAAAACCTAAGACAATATCTTCCTTGGGAACCCCAGCCGCTACCAAATTAGCACCAATGTCATCCTCTGTACCATTCCACTGAAGCCAGATTTTGCCACCTTTAATATCAATATGAATGATACAACTATGTACCCAATTTTCTCCTTCCCAGCCGACATGAACTATTTGATAATGGTCACGTTCGGTATCAAAAATTCTCTCTACTTCTATATTTCCGTAAGCTGGCCTTTGCTCACTATATTCCTGTAATATTTGTTGTACAAGCTGACGATATCGAGTTAATTTATCCATTGGAAAATCACCTCTTTCTCTACATCATAAACAAGCATTTTGACCTGATTTTCTGACACCATATCTTTAGGAAAATCGAGTTGAAAGAATGTTTTGTAAGTTGTTAAAGGTACTGCTAAATATAAAACACGATCCGGTTGTAACCTTCTCAATGCACCTCGATAATTAATAAACTGTCCTAATGCTGTATGAAATTCTGAAATAGCAGACGACTGTTGTAAAAAACTTTTTACTTCTACTGCAATTTTTTGTCCTTCCCGTTCTGCGGCAATCAGCTTTTCTGCACCTAAGTCAATAGAAAGACTAACTCCTCCCACACTAATTGTCAGTGGGTCATTTGTAATTTGCCAACCGTCTTTATATAAAGCTGTTTTAACAACTTGATGAAAAACATCTTTAGCAGGCATACATATTTATAATTATATTGCTTATTTTGATTTACTACATTGTTTATAACCGTCAAAGTTCATTTTTTTAACGAACCGCAAAGGACACAAAGGACGCAAAGT from Nodularia sp. LEGE 06071 includes:
- a CDS encoding XisH family protein, with amino-acid sequence MPAKDVFHQVVKTALYKDGWQITNDPLTISVGGVSLSIDLGAEKLIAAEREGQKIAVEVKSFLQQSSAISEFHTALGQFINYRGALRRLQPDRVLYLAVPLTTYKTFFQLDFPKDMVSENQVKMLVYDVEKEVIFQWIN
- a CDS encoding XisI protein, giving the protein MDKLTRYRQLVQQILQEYSEQRPAYGNIEVERIFDTERDHYQIVHVGWEGENWVHSCIIHIDIKGGKIWLQWNGTEDDIGANLVAAGVPKEDIVLGFQSPFMRQFTEYAVS